The proteins below come from a single Zea mays cultivar B73 chromosome 8, Zm-B73-REFERENCE-NAM-5.0, whole genome shotgun sequence genomic window:
- the LOC103636651 gene encoding probable alpha,alpha-trehalose-phosphate synthase [UDP-forming] 7, with translation MMSRSYTNLLDLAEGNFAALGPAAGAGGGGRQRQGSFGLRRMSRVMTVPGTLSELDGEDESEPAATSSVASDAPSSVAADRLIVVSNQLPIVARRRPDGRGWSFVWDDDSLLLQLRDGIPEDMEVLFVGSLRADVPVAEQDEVSQALLDRFRCAPVFLPDRLNDRFYHGFCKRQLWPLFHYMLPFSSSASAAGTTSSSSAATCNGRFDRSAWEAYVLANKFFFEKVVEVINPEDDYVWVHDYHLMALPTFLRRCFNRLRIGFFLHSPFPSSEIYRTLPVREEILKALLNCDLIGFHTFDYARHFLSCCSRMLGIEYQSKRGYIELDYFGRTVGIKIMPVGVHMGQLELGLRLPDREWRLSELQRQFQGKTVLLGVDDMDIFKGINLKLLAFENMLRTHPKWQGRAVLVQIANPARGRGKDLEAIQAEIEESCQRINGDFGQSGYSPVVFIGRDVSSVEKIAYYTIAECVVVTAVRDGMNLTPYEYVVCRQGAPGSQSVSEVSGPKKSMLVVSEFIGCSPSLSGAIRVNPWNIEATAEAMNEAISMPEQEKQLRHEKHYRYVRSHDVAYWSKSFIIDLERVCKDHFKRTCWGIGLGFGFRVVALDPHFTKLNMDSIINAYELSESRAILLDYDGTLVPQTSLNKEPSPQVLSIINTLCSDSRNIVFLVSGRDKDTLGKWFSSCPRLGIAAEHGYFLRWSREEEWQTCTQALDFGWMQMAKPVMNLYTEATDGSYIEAKESALVWHHQDADLGFGSSQAKEMLDHLESVLANEPVSVKSGQFIVEVKPQGISKGIVAERILASVKERGKQADFLLCIGDDRSDEDMFENIADIIGRNLVAPRTALFACTVGQKPSKAKFYLDDTFEVVTMLSALADATGPELETDSADESVAYISSLDIGDEQSESSDKPVEGS, from the exons ATGATGTCGCGGTCGTACACCAACCTGCTCGACCTCGCGGAGGGCAACTTCGCGGCGCTGGGCCCGGCCGCCGgcgccggcggcggcgggcggcagAGGCAGGGGTCGTTCGGGCTGAGGCGGATGTCGCGGGTGATGACGGTGCCGGGGACGCTCTCGGAGCTCGACGGCGAGGACGAGTCGGAGCCGGCGGCCACCAGCAGCGTCGCCTCCGACGCGCCCTCGTCCGTGGCGGCGGACCGCCTCATAGTGGTCTCCAACCAGCTGCCCATCGTCGCGCGCCGGAGGCCCGACGGCCGAGGATGGTCCTTCGTGTGGGACGACGACTCGCTTCTGCTCCAGCTCCGCGACGGCATTCCCGAGGATATGGAGGTGCTCTTCGTCGGCTCCCTCCGCGCCGACGTCCCCGTAGCCGAGCAGGACGAGGTGTCGCAGGCGTTGCTCGACCGGTTCCGCTGCGCGCCGGTCTTCCTCCCTGACCGCCTCAACGACCGCTTCTACCACGGCTTCTGCAAGCGCCAACTCTGGCCTCTGTTCCACTACATGCTCCCCTTCTCCTCATCCGCGTCCGCCGCCGGCACCACCTCTTCCTCCTCCGCCGCCACTTGCAACGGTCGCTTCGACCGCAGCGCTTGGGAGGCGTACGTGCTCGCCAACAAGTTCTTCTTCGAGAAGGTCGTCGAGGTAATCAACCCGGAGGATGACTACGTTTGGGTTCACGACTACCATCTCATGGCGCTGCCTACCTTCCTCCGCCGCTGCTTCAACCGCCTCCGCATCGGATTCTTCCTCCACAGCCCCTTCCCCTCGTCCGAGATCTACCGCACCCTCCCTGTTCGGGAGGAGATACTCAAGGCGCTGCTCAACTGTGACCTAATTGGCTTCCACACTTTTGATTACGCCAGGCACTTCCTCTCGTGCTGCAGTAGGATGCTGGGAATTGAATACCAGTCAAAGCGTGGGTACATTGAATTGGATTACTTTGGCCGCACTGTCGGGATCAAAATCATGCCAGTGGGAGTTCATATGGGTCAATTGGAGTTGGGTCTGCGCTTGCCTGATAGGGAATGGAGGCTTTCTGAGCTTCAACGGCAGTTTCAGGGGAAAACTGTCTTGCTTGGTGTGGATGATATGGATATCTTTAAGGGGATCAATTTGAAGCTTCTCGCCTTTGAGAACATGTTGAGGACACATCCCAAGTGGCAGGGGAGAGCAGTGTTAGTGCAGATTGCTAACCCAGCCCGTGGAAGGGGTAAAGATCTGGAAGCCATCCAGGCTGAGATTGAGGAGAGCTGCCAGCGGATCAATGGAGACTTTGGCCAGTCAGGGTATAGCCCTGTTGTTTTCATCGGCCGTGATGTGTCAAGTGTTGAGAAGATCGCCTATTATACGATAGCGGAATGTGTGGTGGTCACTGCTGTGAGGGATGGGATGAACTTGACACCGTATGAATACGTTGTCTGTAGGCAGGGTGCACCAGGATCTCAGTCGGTATCAGAGGTGAGTGGGCCAAAGAAGAGCATGCTGGTTGTGTCAGAGTTTATTGGCTGCTCACCGTCACTGAGCGGTGCTATTAGGGTTAACCCATGGAATATAGAGGCAACCGCAGAGGCGATGAATGAGGCCATTTCAATGCCAGAACAGGAAAAACAGTTGAGGCATGAGAAACATTACCGTTATGTCAGGAGCCATGACGTCGCTTATTGGTCAAAGAGCTTCATCATAGACTTGGAAAGGGTTTGTAAGGATCACTTCAAGAGGACTTGTTGGGGCATAGGGTTGGGTTTTGGTTTCAGGGTGGTGGCCTTGGACCCTCATTTCACAAAGCTTAACATGGATTCAATCATTAATGCTTATGAGCTTTCAGAGAGCAGGGCTATATTGCTCGATTATGATGGAACTCTGGTTCCCCAAACTTCCCTCAACAAGGAACCTAGTCCACAGGTTTTGAGCATCATCAATACCCTTTGCTCAGATAGTAGAAACATCGTTTTTCTTGTCAGTGGTCGAGACAAAGATACCTTGGGAAAGTGGTTCTCCTCATGTCCAAGATTGGGGATTGCAGCTGAACATGGTTACTTCTTGAG GTGGTCTAGAGAAGAAGAGTGGCAAACATGCACTCAGGCATTGGACTTCGGATGGATGCAAATGGCGAAGCCAGTGATGAATTTATATACAGAAGCAACTGATGGATCCTACATTGAGGCCAAGGAAAGTGCCTTGGTGTGGCACCATCAGGATGCTGACCTAGGCTTTGGATCCTCACAGGCAAAGGAGATGCTTGATCACCTGGAAAGTGTACTAGCAAATGAACCAGTCTCTGTCAAGAGTGGCCAGTTCATTGTTGAAGTCAAACCACAG GGAATAAGCAAGGGAATAGTTGCCGAGAGGATACTTGCATCAGTGAAGGAGAGAGGAAAGCAGGCTGATTTCTTATTGTGCATCGGCGATGATAGGTCTGATGAGGACATGTTTGAAAATATTGCTGATATCATTGGGAGGAATTTGGTTGCTCCAAGAACAGCACTGTTTGCGTGCACTGTGGGACAAAAACCAAGCAAAGCCAAATTCTACCTGGATGATACATTCGAAGTGGTCACTATGCTGAGCGCACTGGCAGATGCCACAGGTCCTGAACTGGAGACTGATTCGGCTGATGAATCTGTCGCATATATCTCATCACTTGATATTGGTGACGAACAATCAGAATCCAGTGATAAACCAGTTGAAGGGTCTTAG
- the LOC103636652 gene encoding heat shock transcription factor2, with the protein MEGASSLPPFLSKTYEMVDDPATDAVVAWTPLGTSFVVANQAEFCRDLLPKYFKHNNFSSFVRQLNTYGFKKIDPEQWEFANDDFIRGQQHRLKNIHRRKPIFSHSSHTQGSGPLPDTERRDYEEEIERLKCDNAALTSELEKNAQKKLVTEKRMQELEDKLIFLEDRQKNLMAYVRDIVQAPGSFSSFVQQPDHHGKKRRLPVPISLYQDSNAEGNQVVHGGFITNPPACRESFDKTESSLNSLENFLREASEAFNISYGDGLPGPSSAVVITELHSSGESDPHVPSPVSRMHTSSAGAGDSLSSRDLTESTSCAESPRLAQIQPCTDSRTKVSEIDVNREPAVTETGPTRDQPAEEPPHVAAGVNDGFWQQFLTEQPGPDVHQEAQSERRDGDDDKGDQTRIGDRENFWWGKKNVEQMREKLGRLTSVEKT; encoded by the exons ATGGAGGGCGCGTCCTCGCTGCCGCCCTTCCTGAGCAAGACGTACGAGatggtggacgacccggccacggACGCCGTGGTGGCGTGGACGCCGCTGGGGACCAGCTTCGTCGTCGCCAACCAGGCCGAGTTCTGCAGGGATCTGCTCCCCAAGTACTTCAAGCACAACAACTTCTCCAGCTTCGTGCGGCAACTGAACACCTAC GGCTTTAAGAAAATTGATCCTGAACAATGGGAGTTTGCAAATGATGATTTCATTAGGGGACAACAGCACCGACTGAAAAATATACACAGGCGTAAGCCTATATTCAGCCATTCATCGCATACTCAGGGTTCTGGACCATTACCAGATACCGAAAGGAGGGATTATGAGGAGGAAATCGAAAGGCTTAAGTGTGACAATGCAGCTCTGACCTCAGAGCTTGAAAAGAATGCACAGAAGAAACTTGTTACAGAGAAACGAATGCAGGAGCTAGAAGATAAGTTGATCTTTTTGGAGGATCGGCAGAAAAATCTGATGGCGTATGTCAGGGATATTGTACAGGCACCAGGATCTTTCTCTAGCTTTGTGCAGCAACCTGATCATCACGGAAAGAAAAGGAGACTACCAGTACCTATCTCTCTCTACCAAGATTCTAATGCTGAGGGGAACCAGGTTGTGCATGGGGGCTTCATCACCAACCCACCAGCTTGCAGGGAATCATTCGACAAGACGGAATCTTCGTTGAACTCATTGGAGAATTTCCTTCGGGAAGCGAGTGAAGCGTTCAATATTTCATATGGTGATGGCCTCCCTGGCCCTTCATCTGCTGTCGTTATCACAGAGCTCCATTCATCCGGAGAAAGTGATCCCCATGTGCCATCACCTGTCTCAAGAATGCATACATCTTCGGCTGGTGCGGGAGATTCGCTCTCTTCCCGCGATTTAACAGAGTCAACTAGCTGCGCTGAGAGCCCTCGCCTCGCTCAGATCCAACCCTGTACAGATTCACGGACTAAGGTGTCTGAGATCGATGTCAATCGGGAGCCTGCTGTCACAGAAACTGGTCCGACAAGGGACCAACCTGCCGAGGAGCCTCCCCACGTAGCAGCTGGGGTGAACGATGGCTTTTGGCAGCAGTTCCTCACAGAGCAGCCCGGTCCTGATGTACACCAGGAGGCCCAATCAGAAAGGAGAGATGGCGATGATGATAAGGGCGATCAGACGAGGATAGGGGACCGAGAAAATTTTTGGTGGGGGAAGAAGAATGTTGAGCAGATGAGAGAGAAGCTGGGGCGTCTCACCTCGGTGGAGAAAACCTGA